A section of the Serratia liquefaciens ATCC 27592 genome encodes:
- the flgG gene encoding flagellar basal-body rod protein FlgG, with product MIPSLWIAKTGLDAQQTNMDVIANNLANVSTNGFKRQRAVFEDLLYQTMRQPGAQSSEQTTLPSGLQIGTGVRPVATERLHSQGNLSQTNNSKDIAIKGQGFFQVMMPDGTLAYTRDGSFQRDQNGQLVTASGFQVQPAITIPANALSITVGRDGIVSATLQGQTAAQQVGQLTLTTFINDSGLESMGENLYQETESSGAPNESTPGLNGAGLLYQGYVETSNVNVAEELVNMIQTQRAYEINSKAVSTSDQMLQKLTQL from the coding sequence ATGATCCCATCTTTATGGATTGCCAAAACCGGTCTGGATGCGCAGCAGACCAATATGGACGTGATCGCCAATAACCTGGCCAACGTCAGCACTAACGGTTTTAAACGCCAGCGTGCAGTATTCGAAGATCTGCTGTACCAGACCATGCGTCAGCCGGGGGCGCAGTCCTCCGAGCAGACGACGCTGCCGTCCGGGCTGCAGATCGGTACCGGCGTGCGGCCGGTGGCGACCGAGCGTCTGCACAGCCAGGGCAACCTGTCGCAGACCAACAACAGCAAGGACATCGCCATCAAGGGGCAGGGCTTTTTCCAGGTGATGATGCCGGACGGCACCCTGGCCTATACCCGCGACGGCTCGTTCCAGAGAGATCAGAACGGCCAACTGGTGACCGCCAGCGGCTTCCAGGTGCAACCGGCGATCACCATTCCGGCCAATGCCCTGAGCATCACCGTCGGCCGCGACGGCATCGTCAGCGCCACCCTGCAGGGGCAGACCGCCGCCCAGCAGGTGGGCCAACTGACGCTGACCACCTTTATCAATGACAGCGGCCTGGAAAGCATGGGCGAGAACCTGTACCAGGAAACCGAGAGTTCCGGTGCGCCGAACGAGAGCACGCCTGGGCTAAACGGTGCAGGTCTGCTGTATCAGGGCTATGTGGAAACCTCCAACGTCAACGTGGCGGAAGAGCTGGTCAACATGATCCAGACCCAACGTGCTTACGAAATCAACAGCAAAGCGGTATCGACGTCCGATCAGATGCTGCAAAAGCTGACGCAACTGTAA